The segment agctaagcaaattcgaattgtagCATATGTTTGTTACATAAGTCCATTTGTGTTCCGAGTCAATGTTTAGATTCACTTAGGCGAAACAATGATGCGGCGTGTGCGGCAATCCGCCGCAGGCGCAAAATGGCAAAAAGCCGCTGGGCGAAAgtggaatttttgtatttttaaattaaaaaattattgtttgcaACATTtctgttaataattttacttaattttaattcggtTTTATGTTTCTTTAGAACGTCAAGTTGTTTTAatagtaaatttattaattttgataaaaaggcGACTTTCAAACCACAGAAATTGGCATtacaataattaatataataagaataagaattaaaaataagatttttttgcgaaaatttttttagggggGCGCCATCGGCTAAAACAGGCGCAagttttcaagtcaagaaaaaaaaaattttttttttttttgaaaaattttaatttttttcaaaaatttctcggctataaaaatattgcgtcatccattaatggcgTCGGCAATTTAGGGGGGGTGGGgttcatcaaatttacgaCGGAATCCGACGAGGGGGGAGGGGAGTAAACAGAAATGTACGACGTCGTAAAAATATGCCATATtcacgatttaaaaatttttcgttttgaattatttaaaataatttttgaagtatttcagactttgtaatctttttttttaaattctcattaatttgagtttttttttcaaatttttcacaggctttcattgaaatttgaactggtactaaaaatttccttttcagtgaggggggggggggtcatgttaaaaaacacgTCGTCAATTAGGGGGGGTTGTTGAATTTCGACGGTTTACGATTAtagggggggtgggggtcaaaaaatgccctATTTTTGCCGACGCtattaatggatgacgcctaaggatacttttttgcccaaaaaatttcattttttctttgaggCCTGggctctagattttttttatcaaattttacagatcaaaaaaaaaaataaaataaaaactttaaatcgttttttctcagtttgtcAAAAGTgcatatgtgcgatttatcctttcagCCCTTCAATTGTTTCACTTCTTTTCAATATGGCGGTATTGCTCGAACTGACAAATTGTACGGCACACAATTTGTACACACGTAAATGTCATGTCGTTGGTCGGAATACTTTTGTACAGGGTCAGCGGTTGACTCGTGAGTcaagaataaattattttgtttttagtaataaatatttgtttatataaatatttaagtatttaattatttaaataaaatatgaaggaaagaataatttcaaattgtgAAGAGATATTTATCAAGAACACCATTAAAGAAAACCTTGTAAGTTAATCAGTAGATAACTTTCGCACtatgtatatttaaaattttttagaggatAGATGGACGATCCCTTGATGAATTTCGTggacttgaaattaatttcggAGGAGAATTTGGTAGTGTGTTTGTCAGTTTAGGCGAAACAAAAGTTGTAGCACAGGTTACGTGCAATGTGACGGAACCTAAAGCGATTCGTCCCAACGAAGGACTGCTCTTTATAAATGTAGAACTTGGACCAATGGCATCAAATAACTATGAGTCTAAACGTGTTTCTGAAAATAGCATCCAATTGAACCGAATACTGGAACGTGTATTTAAGGATTCAAGATGCGTTGATTTGGAATCTTTGTGTATTTTGTCTGAAGAAAAAGCATGGAATTGTAGAGTCGATATCAACGTGTTGAACCACGATGGAAACGTGATTGATTGTGCTTCTGTAGCTTGTTTAGCCGCACTCGCGCATTTCAAACGTCCTGATGTAACCTTAAGTGGAACAAATGTTGTGGTTCACTCATTCAGTGAGAAAGAGCCAATTCCTCTAGTTTTACACCATTATCCTGTTTGTGTTTCATTTGCATTGTTCAATAACGGGTTAGTTCAATATTCTTTAGTGCAATACAATTTCTTGTAGagctttttttatagaaaacttGGAGTAGCAGATCCAACTTCAATAGAAGAATGTATTTCAGAAGCTAATTTAGTTTTGGGAATCAATACATACAAAGAACTTTGTGGAATGCATTTAGGTGGAACTACATTAACTAGCTCACAACTTCTTCTCAGATGTGTGAATAAAGGAGCTGAACGTGCTAAGATTGTTGTAGAAATGATAAAATGTGCTATTGAGAAGGATTCCGATGCTAGGATTAATGGAAATATTTCTAGCATGTCAGAAAAAATACACCATAGAACAAACGCATTACTGTGGAAAAAACCGTTGgcgataaaattaagaaaattccaGATAAACATAAATTCAGAAACAAATGATTATACGGAGGAATCAaaggtaaatttaataagagaAAATACGGCCATTTTGATCCCCGAAACAAAATCAACTCAATGGATAATGGACTCAAGTTCGTCAGATGAAAAAGATGTGTAATGCATTTCcaataaagatgaaaaaaagagttcgaaaatttttgtttatttcactGAGTTTTCATAGACTTTCTCATTGAGAAAATCGATTtatatatgtatttataaataaatcatttactGTTTGGACTTTTTTCCCTTATATTCTCCAGCCCGCATTGTGGCTTTCGGAATACTTTGATTTTTGCGtaaattttttgccttatTTTCGTCACTGGAGTTTGCTATGTGCTTACGTTTCCGTGAAGATACCTCAGGACCTTGATCAATTTTACCATTAGATCCCTGTGCATCGACAGCGATTGATACACCATCATCTGAGTGAGTATTTTCAGCTTTGTTTCGACGGCGTACATTAACAATTACATCTGTATCAATACTGATGTCCAGATCTATGTTTAGGTTACAAACtttcttatattttgaaagtttacCTTTTGAAGGTGTACTCAACGTTACACTTGTACCTTCATTTGATGCTGACTGCAATGTGTCCTTTATGACTTTATGTGATCCGTTTACATTGTCAGTTTTGTTCTGCGTAGAAGATGAGCGAGTTGATGACGttgccaattttttcttcggagATGCTGATTTTTGTACATCGGACTGTGC is part of the Culicoides brevitarsis isolate CSIRO-B50_1 chromosome 3, AGI_CSIRO_Cbre_v1, whole genome shotgun sequence genome and harbors:
- the LOC134835705 gene encoding uncharacterized protein LOC134835705, with amino-acid sequence MKERIISNCEEIFIKNTIKENLRIDGRSLDEFRGLEINFGGEFGSVFVSLGETKVVAQVTCNVTEPKAIRPNEGLLFINVELGPMASNNYESKRVSENSIQLNRILERVFKDSRCVDLESLCILSEEKAWNCRVDINVLNHDGNVIDCASVACLAALAHFKRPDVTLSGTNVVVHSFSEKEPIPLVLHHYPVCVSFALFNNGKLGVADPTSIEECISEANLVLGINTYKELCGMHLGGTTLTSSQLLLRCVNKGAERAKIVVEMIKCAIEKDSDARINGNISSMSEKIHHRTNALLWKKPLAIKLRKFQININSETNDYTEESKVNLIRENTAILIPETKSTQWIMDSSSSDEKDV